From the genome of Buchnera aphidicola (Muscaphis stroyani), one region includes:
- the rho gene encoding transcription termination factor Rho, producing MNLTALKNMPVSELITLGEKMGLENLARMRKQDIIFAILKQHAKSGEDIFGDGVLEILQDGFGFLRSADSSYLAGPDDIYVSPSQIRRFNLRTGDTISGKIRPPKEGERYFALLKVNEVNYDKPENARSKILFENLTPLHANSRLRMERGNGSTEDLTARVLDLASPIGRGQRGLIVAPPKAGKTILLQNIAQSIAYNHPDCVLMVLLIDERPEEVTEMQRLVKGEVVASTFDEPASRHVQVAEMVIEKAKRLVEHKKDVIILLDSITRLARAYNTVVPASGKVLTGGVDANALHRPKRFFGAARNVEEGGSLTIIATALVDTGSKMDEVIYEEFKGTGNMELPLSRKIAEKRVFPAIDYNRSGTRKEELLALPEELQKMWILRKIIHPMSEIDAMEFLLNKLSMTKTNDEFFDMMKRS from the coding sequence ATGAATCTTACCGCACTTAAAAATATGCCAGTTTCTGAATTAATTACTCTTGGTGAAAAAATGGGGTTGGAAAATTTAGCGCGAATGCGTAAACAAGATATTATTTTTGCCATCCTAAAACAACACGCGAAAAGTGGAGAAGATATATTTGGAGACGGTGTCTTAGAAATATTACAAGATGGTTTTGGTTTTTTACGTTCAGCTGATAGTTCATATTTAGCTGGTCCTGATGACATTTATGTTTCACCTAGTCAAATTCGTAGATTCAATCTGCGAACTGGAGATACTATTTCAGGAAAAATAAGACCACCAAAAGAAGGAGAAAGATATTTTGCTCTTCTTAAAGTAAACGAAGTCAATTATGATAAACCTGAAAACGCAAGAAGTAAAATTTTATTTGAAAATTTAACTCCTTTACATGCTAATTCTAGATTAAGAATGGAACGAGGAAATGGTTCTACAGAAGATTTAACAGCAAGAGTATTAGATTTAGCTTCTCCTATCGGAAGAGGACAAAGAGGCTTAATTGTAGCACCTCCAAAAGCAGGAAAAACCATTTTATTACAAAATATCGCTCAAAGCATTGCTTATAATCATCCCGATTGCGTGTTAATGGTGCTATTAATTGATGAAAGACCTGAAGAAGTAACCGAAATGCAAAGATTGGTAAAGGGAGAAGTAGTTGCTTCTACTTTTGATGAGCCGGCTTCTAGACATGTTCAAGTTGCTGAAATGGTTATTGAAAAAGCAAAAAGATTAGTAGAACATAAAAAAGATGTTATTATCTTACTGGACTCAATTACTCGATTAGCAAGAGCATATAATACAGTTGTTCCAGCATCTGGTAAAGTTTTAACAGGAGGTGTTGATGCTAATGCTTTGCATCGACCTAAGAGATTTTTTGGAGCTGCAAGAAATGTAGAAGAGGGAGGTAGTTTAACAATTATTGCAACTGCTTTGGTAGACACAGGATCAAAAATGGATGAAGTTATATATGAAGAATTCAAAGGAACTGGAAATATGGAACTGCCATTATCAAGAAAAATTGCAGAAAAACGAGTTTTTCCAGCTATAGATTATAATCGTTCTGGAACTCGTAAAGAAGAATTGCTCGCTTTACCAGAAGAACTTCAAAAAATGTGGATTTTAAGAAAAATAATTCATCCTATGAGTGAAATAGATGCAATGGAATTTTTACTTAATAAATTATCAATGACAAAAACTAACGATGAATTTTTTGATATGATGAAACGTTCATAA
- the rep gene encoding DNA helicase Rep: protein MSLNFAQKNAVKLVTGPCLILAGAGSGKTKVIVNKIIHLIKCCKHKSKNIAAVTFTNKAAHEMKVRLSKNLNFLEIQEMIISTFHALGLRIIKEEINSLKLNSNFSLFDGKDQEKLLKKFFNGIIKNNRKTIKQLMFAISLWKNQFLSPCQVQSLAQTETEKIFADFYKKYEFYLRDSNMLDFDDLICIPTLLLKNNQTVRNRWQKKISYLLVDEYQDTNNSQYEFIKMITTANSNFTLVGDDDQSIYSWRGAQPQNIFILKKDFPTLKTIKMEHNYRSYGRILKIANSLIANNVHFFEKKLFSKLKYGNLIKIIVGDNEENEAEKIVEKIIYQRSKNCIKYKECAILYRGNHQSRILEKILIKKNIPYNISKTSSFFYRPEIKDLLSYLRIIVNPNDNYAFMRIINTPSRQIGLTTLSKLEKFSILKNKSLFQLSENIEIESFLKKNTVNKIKKFILWIKKITKLSHTNPLYLLNYIISDIKYEEWLIKKLKEKNKIQNSINNVYTFNQWFKSMIKGNDFDKPMNISQIVTRMTLQDLIEKNPKQINDDQVQLMTLHSSKGLEFSLVFMIGMNEGILPSYKSINENKIEEERRLTYVGITRAKKHLFFTYCRKFSQYGQILYTEPSRFLFELPQEDLCWESNFKINKKY from the coding sequence ATGTCTCTAAATTTTGCTCAAAAAAATGCTGTAAAACTTGTTACTGGTCCCTGTTTAATATTAGCAGGGGCTGGATCTGGAAAAACAAAAGTTATTGTTAATAAAATAATTCATTTAATTAAATGCTGCAAACACAAATCCAAAAATATTGCTGCTGTCACTTTTACTAATAAAGCAGCTCATGAAATGAAGGTTCGTCTTTCAAAAAATCTAAACTTTTTAGAAATTCAAGAAATGATAATTTCCACTTTTCATGCATTGGGTTTAAGAATCATTAAAGAAGAAATTAATTCATTAAAATTAAATTCTAATTTTTCTTTATTCGACGGAAAAGACCAAGAAAAATTATTAAAAAAATTTTTTAATGGAATTATAAAAAATAACAGAAAAACAATAAAACAATTAATGTTTGCAATTTCTCTTTGGAAAAATCAATTTCTTTCTCCCTGTCAAGTGCAATCATTAGCCCAAACTGAAACAGAAAAAATTTTTGCTGATTTTTATAAAAAATATGAATTTTATTTACGCGATTCAAATATGTTAGATTTTGATGATTTAATTTGTATACCAACATTACTATTAAAAAACAATCAAACAGTTAGAAATCGTTGGCAAAAAAAAATTTCTTATCTATTAGTCGATGAGTATCAAGATACAAATAACAGTCAATATGAATTTATAAAAATGATTACTACTGCTAATTCTAATTTCACGCTAGTAGGAGATGACGATCAGTCTATTTATTCATGGAGAGGCGCTCAGCCTCAAAATATTTTTATATTAAAAAAAGATTTTCCTACTTTAAAAACTATAAAAATGGAGCATAATTATCGTTCTTATGGAAGAATATTGAAAATTGCAAATAGTCTTATTGCTAATAATGTTCACTTTTTTGAAAAAAAGTTATTTTCTAAATTAAAATATGGAAATTTAATAAAAATAATTGTAGGTGATAATGAAGAAAATGAAGCAGAAAAAATTGTAGAAAAAATTATCTATCAACGCTCTAAAAACTGTATAAAATATAAAGAATGTGCAATTTTATATCGTGGCAATCATCAATCTCGAATTTTAGAAAAAATTTTAATAAAAAAAAATATTCCATACAACATTTCTAAAACATCTTCATTTTTTTATCGACCTGAAATTAAAGATTTATTAAGTTATCTTCGTATAATTGTTAATCCTAATGACAATTATGCATTTATGAGAATTATAAATACACCTTCTCGTCAAATAGGATTGACAACACTAAGTAAATTAGAAAAATTTTCAATCTTAAAAAATAAAAGTCTTTTTCAATTAAGTGAAAACATAGAAATTGAATCTTTTTTAAAAAAAAATACTGTAAATAAGATTAAAAAATTTATTCTTTGGATTAAAAAAATAACTAAATTATCTCATACTAACCCATTATATTTGTTAAATTATATTATTTCTGACATCAAATATGAAGAATGGCTGATAAAAAAATTAAAAGAAAAAAATAAAATTCAAAATAGTATAAACAATGTTTATACCTTTAATCAATGGTTTAAAAGCATGATAAAAGGAAATGATTTTGACAAACCCATGAATATATCTCAAATTGTGACAAGAATGACACTTCAAGACTTAATAGAAAAAAACCCAAAACAAATAAATGATGATCAGGTACAACTGATGACACTTCATTCTTCTAAAGGATTAGAATTTTCTTTAGTTTTTATGATTGGCATGAATGAAGGCATTCTTCCAAGTTATAAAAGCATTAATGAAAATAAAATAGAAGAAGAAAGACGTTTAACATATGTAGGAATTACAAGAGCTAAAAAACATCTATTTTTTACTTATTGCAGAAAATTTAGTCAATATGGACAAATTTTATATACAGAACCTAGTAGATTTTTATTTGAATTGCCTCAAGAAGATTTATGTTGGGAGTCAAATTTTAAAATAAATAAAAAATATTAA
- the trxA gene encoding thioredoxin TrxA: MNKIIELTDHNFKEKVLKSTSFTLVDFWAKWCNPCKILAPVLEEITEEYCNKVVVGKIDIEKNPKTAPLYSIRGIPALLLFHKGQVLATKVGAISKLELKEFLDKNIY, encoded by the coding sequence ATGAACAAAATAATTGAACTCACAGATCATAATTTTAAAGAAAAAGTATTAAAATCTACATCTTTTACGTTAGTCGATTTTTGGGCTAAATGGTGTAATCCATGTAAAATATTAGCTCCTGTTTTAGAAGAAATAACAGAAGAATATTGCAATAAAGTTGTTGTTGGAAAAATTGATATTGAAAAAAATCCTAAAACAGCTCCTCTTTACTCTATTAGAGGAATTCCTGCATTATTATTATTTCATAAAGGACAGGTTCTTGCTACAAAAGTCGGGGCGATTTCTAAGTTAGAACTTAAAGAATTTTTAGACAAAAATATTTACTAA